Proteins from a single region of Bogoriella caseilytica:
- a CDS encoding aldo/keto reductase — translation MNIPQITLNDGNTIPQLGFGVYKVAPDEAERIVSDALEAGYRHIDTARLYGNEAGVGRAIVNSGIPREELFITTKLWNDDHGRQSAFDAIDASLERLGLDRVDLYLIHWPVPARGKYVETWEALEEIKAAGQADSIGVSNFLPHHLQDLFDATETVPAVNQIELHPKHSRPQMRSFCAEHGIAVESWGPLGQGKYALLEESAITSVAQQHGKSPAQVVLRWHLQHDLIVFPKTANRERARQNIDLFDFALSSDDMAAIDGLEEGLRIGGDPDEIGA, via the coding sequence ATGAACATCCCGCAGATCACCTTGAACGATGGCAACACCATCCCGCAGCTGGGCTTCGGGGTGTACAAGGTGGCGCCGGACGAGGCTGAGCGCATCGTCTCCGACGCTCTGGAAGCCGGCTACCGGCACATCGACACCGCCCGCCTCTACGGCAATGAGGCCGGCGTGGGCCGCGCCATTGTGAACTCGGGTATCCCACGCGAGGAACTCTTCATCACTACCAAGCTCTGGAACGACGATCACGGGCGCCAGTCCGCCTTCGATGCCATCGACGCCTCCCTGGAGCGACTCGGGCTCGACCGGGTCGACCTCTACCTGATCCACTGGCCAGTTCCCGCTCGGGGCAAGTACGTGGAGACCTGGGAAGCGTTGGAGGAGATCAAGGCCGCCGGCCAGGCCGACTCCATCGGCGTCTCGAACTTTCTGCCGCACCACCTGCAGGATCTCTTCGACGCCACCGAGACCGTGCCCGCGGTCAACCAGATCGAGCTGCATCCCAAGCACTCCCGGCCCCAGATGCGCAGCTTCTGCGCCGAGCACGGTATCGCGGTCGAATCGTGGGGCCCGCTGGGCCAGGGCAAGTACGCCCTGCTCGAGGAGTCCGCCATCACCAGCGTCGCCCAGCAGCACGGCAAATCCCCGGCGCAGGTCGTGCTGCGCTGGCACCTGCAGCACGACCTCATCGTCTTCCCCAAGACCGCCAACCGCGAGCGCGCCCGGCAGAACATCGACCTCTTCGACTTCGCACTCTCCAGCGATGACATGGCGGCGATTGACGGGCTGGAAGAAGGCCTGCGCATCGGCGGAGACCCCGATGAGATCGGCGCCTGA
- a CDS encoding TIGR03085 family metal-binding protein, whose translation MSWTEQERDALVETLLAADPEAPTLCEGWTVHRLLAHLVLREHQPHRMVLDAGAAPGNEPQLTALISGPTAPSYRDLVQHFADGPPSWSPFRWAPEPTNLLEYVVHHEDIRRATDGGVEPRPLPVAMQQAIWRALLPMARLANARSPIDLVLVAPGGPRAVIRRPWPLAPRRRLAQAIVGEPVELALHVMGRQNAAQVEILCTAEALDVSAH comes from the coding sequence ATGAGCTGGACTGAGCAGGAACGCGATGCCCTGGTCGAGACGCTGCTCGCTGCGGATCCCGAGGCACCCACCCTCTGTGAGGGTTGGACGGTGCACCGACTGCTCGCCCACCTGGTGCTCCGCGAGCACCAGCCTCACCGCATGGTGCTCGACGCCGGTGCCGCGCCCGGCAACGAACCACAGCTCACCGCGCTGATCTCCGGGCCAACCGCACCCTCCTACCGCGATCTGGTGCAGCACTTCGCCGATGGCCCTCCGTCCTGGTCGCCTTTCCGGTGGGCCCCGGAGCCGACGAATCTGCTGGAGTACGTGGTCCACCACGAGGACATCCGCCGGGCGACCGATGGCGGGGTCGAACCCCGCCCGCTCCCGGTGGCAATGCAGCAGGCGATCTGGCGAGCGCTACTCCCCATGGCGCGGCTGGCCAATGCCCGCTCCCCCATCGATCTGGTCCTGGTCGCTCCGGGCGGTCCGCGCGCGGTCATTCGGCGACCGTGGCCCCTGGCGCCCCGGCGTCGTCTCGCACAGGCCATCGTGGGTGAGCCGGTCGAGCTAGCGCTGCACGTCATGGGCCGCCAGAACGCCGCCCAGGTGGAGATTCTCTGCACCGCAGAGGCGCTCGACGTATCGGCGCACTGA
- a CDS encoding catalase, giving the protein MADDDRTLTTRQGHPVQDNQNQRTVGSRGPATLENYHFLEKISHFDRERIPERVVHARGFVAYGEFEATGQIGDEPASTYTRAKLFQTAGKKTPLAIRFSTVIGGRDSSEAARDPRGFAVKFYTEDGNWDLVGNNLAIFFIRDAIKFPDVIHSLKPDPVTFRQEPNRILDFMSQTPESMHMLTHLFSPRGIPATYRHMEGFGVNTYKMVNAAGETVLVKYHWIPRQGVASLTEEEAAKVQGQELGSASKDLYEAIERGDYPQWDLYVQLMEDHDHPELDWDPLDDTKIWPEDQFPLRRVGTMTLNENVKDFHNENEQIAMGTGVLVDGLDFSDDKMLVGRTFSYSDTQRYRVGPNYLQLPVNSPKGRAGKVYTNQRGGEMSYGVDTAPGQNPHVNYEPSIHNGLHEAEKQPYHAPQISGRLTRSDLDRTNDYLQARGRYNTMNDWERDELINVLGAMMAESERDVQERMLWHMFMVHDDYGQRIGEVIGMTAEDVKHLKPLPRQQLSEAELERLAHLGSNGDVIDPTQWGHWTSSVRNHSVTAEQVLSGELGDLEYSTDKSLAGTAGQ; this is encoded by the coding sequence TTGGCTGACGACGATCGGACGCTGACCACCCGACAGGGCCACCCGGTTCAGGACAACCAGAACCAGCGTACGGTGGGCTCGCGTGGCCCGGCCACGCTGGAGAACTACCACTTCCTGGAGAAGATCTCCCATTTCGACCGGGAGCGGATCCCGGAGCGGGTGGTGCACGCCCGCGGCTTCGTCGCCTACGGCGAGTTCGAGGCCACCGGCCAGATCGGCGACGAGCCGGCCTCGACCTACACCCGGGCGAAGCTCTTCCAGACCGCCGGAAAGAAGACCCCGCTGGCGATCCGCTTCTCCACGGTGATCGGTGGGCGGGACTCCTCCGAGGCCGCCCGCGATCCGCGTGGCTTCGCGGTGAAGTTCTACACCGAGGACGGCAACTGGGACCTGGTGGGCAACAACCTCGCCATCTTCTTCATCCGCGACGCGATCAAGTTCCCCGACGTCATCCACTCCCTCAAGCCCGACCCGGTCACCTTCCGCCAGGAACCGAACCGCATTCTCGACTTCATGAGCCAGACGCCGGAGTCGATGCATATGCTCACCCACCTCTTCAGCCCGCGTGGCATTCCGGCCACGTACCGGCACATGGAGGGCTTCGGGGTGAACACCTACAAGATGGTCAACGCCGCCGGCGAGACGGTGCTGGTGAAGTACCACTGGATCCCGCGTCAGGGCGTGGCCTCGCTCACCGAGGAGGAAGCCGCCAAGGTGCAGGGGCAGGAGCTCGGCTCAGCCTCGAAGGACCTCTACGAGGCCATTGAGCGCGGCGACTACCCCCAGTGGGATCTCTACGTGCAGCTCATGGAGGACCACGACCATCCCGAGCTGGACTGGGACCCGCTGGACGACACCAAGATCTGGCCCGAGGACCAGTTCCCGCTGCGCCGGGTGGGCACGATGACGCTCAACGAGAACGTCAAGGACTTCCACAACGAGAACGAGCAGATCGCCATGGGCACCGGCGTGCTGGTGGACGGGCTGGACTTCTCCGACGACAAGATGCTCGTGGGGCGGACCTTCTCCTACTCCGACACCCAGCGCTACCGCGTCGGCCCGAACTACCTGCAGCTTCCGGTGAACTCGCCCAAGGGGCGCGCGGGGAAGGTCTACACCAACCAGCGCGGCGGCGAGATGAGCTACGGCGTGGACACCGCGCCGGGTCAGAACCCGCACGTGAACTACGAGCCGAGCATCCACAACGGCCTGCACGAGGCGGAGAAGCAGCCGTACCACGCGCCGCAGATCAGCGGGCGCCTGACCCGTTCGGACCTGGACCGCACCAACGACTACCTCCAGGCTCGCGGCCGGTACAACACCATGAACGACTGGGAGCGCGACGAGCTCATCAATGTTCTCGGCGCGATGATGGCCGAGAGTGAGCGCGACGTGCAGGAGCGCATGCTCTGGCACATGTTCATGGTCCACGACGACTACGGCCAGCGGATCGGGGAGGTCATCGGCATGACGGCCGAGGACGTCAAGCACCTCAAGCCGCTGCCGCGTCAGCAGCTGAGCGAAGCCGAGCTTGAGCGGCTGGCTCACCTGGGCAGCAACGGGGACGTCATCGACCCGACTCAGTGGGGCCACTGGACCTCCTCGGTCCGCAACCACAGCGTCACCGCCGAGCAGGTGCTCTCCGGTGAGCTGGGCGACCTGGAGTACAGCACGGACAAGTCCCTGGCTGGTACAGCCGGGCAGTGA
- a CDS encoding bifunctional [glutamine synthetase] adenylyltransferase/[glutamine synthetase]-adenylyl-L-tyrosine phosphorylase: protein MNRSTSPAAALRRSGFAEPDVAVQRLGEDALAQYGGPDLGAALGAAADPDQALLTLLRLAEAAATEPQASGLLSQALDSHQARARLIAVLGASTALGNALVARPGDVALLLDDSGQLPALGAAPEEVRAEALRAVEGLEETAAGVEALRRWYRARLLRIAAADLVAQDPTAVFSEVAAALADAVSAALDSALLVARGDAARAQVPGAREARLCIIGMGKTGGRELNYISDVDVIYATESDEDLSAATELATRLARYVSATVTGVNEPPLWPLDVALRPEGKDGALVRTLASHRAYYEKWAAGWEFQALLKARPIAGDLEIGRQYVDTLRPMVFRAVEKSGFVEDARAMRQRVEAHIPAKEADRQLKLGAGGLRDVEFTVQLLQLVHGRADESIRSGTTLEGLRQLAAGEYVGRRDAERFEEHYRFLRVVEHRIQLHRMQRSHLIPTGEDKLRRLGRAVGVAGVRDGATLTARLRLVRREVRRLHEEIFYRPLLPYTARLSADDVSLTLEAARERLAAIGYKDPSGSLGHIKALTSGLSRAAGIQRQLLPVMLGWFAEGPSPDAALLDFRKLSEAIGSSPWYLKLLRDTDMPERLAILLSGSRYVANALARLPEAVSWLADEDDIAPRSVDAQLAELRALQARRESAEERATAARYLRRRRLLRAAIADVLNVIEPGAASRIITEAADVAITGGLTAAVDEAVARAGLEKAPSRYLVVGMGRFGGQEMGYASDADVLFVHDPKPGVDETVAAKVAEDVAGLVRSLLGKTGSEPPLAVDADLRPEGRQGPIIRTLAAYRQYYERWVEPWERQALLRARPVAGDQALGEEFCALIDPVRYPRDGLVNGQLRELRRIKARVETERLPRGVPANRHLKLGPGGLSDVEWTVQLLQLQHAGADPGLRCVGTLEALGALVAAELVSAEDAEVLTAAWRLASRIRDARVLATGRATGRGVDVLPHEVPELESVARLMGHRAGGRLELEESWLRAARRARAVAERLFYDE from the coding sequence ATGAATAGGTCCACGTCACCCGCCGCCGCGCTGCGGCGCTCGGGCTTCGCCGAACCCGACGTCGCCGTGCAGCGCCTCGGCGAGGACGCGCTCGCTCAGTACGGTGGGCCCGATCTGGGAGCGGCGCTGGGCGCCGCCGCCGATCCTGACCAGGCACTCCTCACCCTGCTCCGTCTGGCCGAGGCAGCCGCAACCGAGCCTCAGGCGAGCGGTCTGCTCAGTCAGGCGCTGGACTCCCATCAGGCACGAGCCCGGCTGATCGCCGTGCTCGGAGCCTCCACTGCCCTGGGCAATGCCCTGGTCGCACGGCCCGGGGACGTCGCCCTCCTGCTCGACGACAGTGGGCAGCTCCCGGCGCTGGGCGCTGCCCCCGAGGAGGTGCGCGCCGAGGCACTGCGCGCCGTGGAAGGCCTCGAGGAGACCGCGGCCGGGGTGGAGGCGCTGCGCCGCTGGTACCGGGCGCGGCTGTTGCGGATCGCCGCGGCCGATCTTGTGGCGCAGGATCCCACCGCAGTGTTCTCCGAGGTCGCCGCGGCCCTGGCGGACGCCGTCTCGGCCGCGCTCGACTCCGCCCTGCTGGTCGCACGCGGCGATGCGGCACGGGCACAGGTGCCCGGTGCGCGCGAGGCACGGCTCTGCATCATCGGGATGGGCAAGACCGGCGGCCGGGAGCTCAACTACATCTCCGACGTCGACGTCATCTATGCCACCGAATCCGATGAGGACCTGAGCGCCGCCACCGAGTTGGCCACCCGCCTCGCCCGGTACGTCTCGGCCACAGTCACCGGGGTCAACGAGCCGCCGCTGTGGCCCCTGGACGTCGCCCTGCGACCGGAGGGCAAGGACGGTGCGCTGGTGCGCACCCTGGCCTCGCACCGGGCCTACTACGAGAAGTGGGCAGCCGGCTGGGAGTTCCAGGCCCTGCTGAAGGCCCGGCCCATCGCCGGGGATCTCGAGATCGGCCGCCAGTACGTGGACACGCTGCGGCCCATGGTCTTCCGCGCAGTGGAAAAGTCGGGATTCGTCGAGGACGCCCGCGCCATGCGCCAGCGGGTCGAGGCCCACATCCCCGCCAAGGAGGCCGACCGCCAGCTCAAGCTCGGCGCCGGGGGCCTGCGGGACGTGGAGTTCACCGTCCAGCTCCTGCAGCTCGTCCACGGCCGGGCCGATGAGTCGATTCGCTCCGGCACCACCTTGGAAGGCCTGCGGCAACTCGCTGCGGGGGAGTACGTGGGTCGCCGGGATGCCGAGCGCTTCGAAGAGCACTACCGCTTCCTGCGCGTGGTCGAGCACCGCATCCAGCTCCACCGGATGCAGCGCAGTCACCTGATCCCCACCGGCGAGGACAAACTGCGCCGCCTGGGCCGTGCGGTCGGCGTGGCAGGGGTGCGCGATGGCGCCACCCTCACAGCCCGGCTGCGCTTGGTCCGCCGGGAGGTGCGCCGGCTCCACGAAGAGATCTTCTACCGGCCGCTGCTGCCCTACACGGCCCGCTTGAGCGCCGATGACGTGTCGCTGACCCTCGAGGCGGCGCGAGAGCGCCTGGCGGCCATCGGCTACAAGGATCCGTCCGGTTCGCTGGGCCACATCAAGGCGCTGACGTCAGGGCTCTCGCGCGCCGCGGGCATTCAGCGTCAGCTGCTGCCGGTGATGCTCGGCTGGTTCGCGGAGGGGCCGAGCCCTGACGCTGCCCTGCTGGACTTCCGCAAGCTCTCCGAGGCCATCGGCTCGAGCCCGTGGTACCTGAAGCTGCTGCGCGACACCGACATGCCCGAGCGTCTCGCGATTCTCCTCTCCGGCTCGCGCTATGTGGCCAACGCCCTGGCTCGTCTGCCGGAGGCGGTCTCCTGGCTGGCGGACGAGGACGACATCGCCCCACGGTCGGTGGACGCCCAGCTCGCTGAGTTGCGCGCCCTCCAGGCCCGCCGGGAGAGCGCCGAGGAACGTGCCACGGCGGCGCGCTACTTGCGACGCCGTCGGCTGCTGCGCGCCGCGATCGCGGACGTCCTCAATGTCATCGAGCCAGGCGCCGCCTCGCGGATCATCACCGAGGCGGCTGACGTGGCCATCACCGGCGGGCTCACCGCAGCGGTGGATGAGGCGGTGGCGCGCGCCGGCCTGGAAAAGGCACCCTCGCGCTACCTGGTGGTGGGCATGGGACGCTTCGGTGGTCAGGAGATGGGGTACGCCTCCGACGCCGACGTGCTCTTCGTACATGACCCGAAGCCCGGGGTCGATGAGACGGTCGCGGCCAAGGTCGCCGAGGATGTCGCAGGGCTGGTGCGATCCCTGCTCGGGAAGACCGGCAGTGAGCCGCCCTTGGCGGTGGACGCCGATCTGCGACCCGAAGGCCGCCAAGGCCCCATCATCCGCACCCTGGCGGCCTACCGGCAGTACTACGAGCGCTGGGTGGAGCCATGGGAGCGTCAGGCACTGCTCCGCGCCCGCCCTGTGGCCGGAGACCAGGCGCTGGGTGAGGAGTTCTGCGCCCTCATCGACCCGGTCCGCTACCCCCGCGACGGCCTGGTGAACGGACAGCTGCGCGAACTGCGCCGCATCAAGGCGCGGGTGGAGACCGAGCGCCTCCCGCGCGGAGTGCCGGCCAACCGGCACCTCAAGCTCGGTCCGGGAGGTCTCTCCGACGTCGAATGGACCGTTCAGCTGCTCCAACTGCAGCATGCCGGGGCCGATCCGGGCTTACGTTGCGTGGGTACGCTCGAGGCGCTGGGCGCCCTGGTTGCCGCCGAACTGGTCAGCGCTGAGGATGCCGAGGTCCTCACTGCTGCGTGGCGGCTCGCCTCGCGGATCCGCGATGCCCGGGTGCTGGCCACTGGCCGCGCCACGGGGCGGGGCGTGGACGTGCTGCCCCATGAGGTGCCGGAGCTGGAGTCGGTGGCCCGCCTGATGGGTCACCGTGCGGGAGGCCGGCTGGAGCTGGAGGAGAGCTGGCTGCGTGCGGCGCGCCGGGCTCGTGCGGTTGCGGAGCGCCTCTTCTACGACGAGTAG
- the glnA gene encoding type I glutamate--ammonia ligase has translation MDKQQEYVLRTIEEREVRFIRLWFTDVLGVLKSVAIAPAELEGAFAEGIGFDGSSIEGLSRVYESDMLVKPDPSTFQVLPWNDDEGVARMFCDILTPTGEPAASDPRSVLKRALGKAADAGFTYYIHPEIEFYLFKNVSGPSDPLIPVDSGGYFDHVARGTAHDFRREAITALEDMGISVEFSHHEAGPGQNEIDLRFADALSMADNIQTFRTVVKEVALRQDVFATFMPKPLVDQPGSGMHVHMSLFEGEQNVFHDPAGEYHLSETARKFIAGLLRHSAEITAVCNQYVNSYKRLWAGDEAPSHISWGHNNRSALVRVPMYKPDKSGSARVEYRAMDSSANPYLAFSVMLAAGLKGIEEDYELPEGASEDVSAMSRAERKALGIRSLPASLREAIEIMENSELVAETLGEDTFEFFLRNKRREFADYRNQVTDYELQRFIPAL, from the coding sequence ATGGACAAGCAGCAGGAGTACGTCCTCCGCACGATCGAAGAGCGAGAGGTGCGCTTCATCCGGCTGTGGTTCACCGATGTGCTCGGCGTGCTCAAGTCGGTGGCGATCGCCCCGGCTGAGCTCGAAGGCGCGTTCGCTGAGGGGATCGGCTTCGACGGCTCCTCGATCGAGGGACTGTCCCGGGTCTATGAGTCCGACATGCTGGTCAAGCCCGACCCCTCCACCTTCCAGGTGCTGCCCTGGAACGATGACGAGGGTGTAGCGCGGATGTTCTGCGACATCCTCACGCCCACGGGGGAGCCCGCAGCCTCCGATCCGCGCAGTGTGCTGAAGCGGGCGCTCGGCAAGGCCGCTGATGCCGGCTTCACCTACTACATCCACCCCGAGATCGAGTTCTATCTCTTCAAGAACGTCTCCGGGCCCTCAGACCCGCTGATCCCGGTGGACAGTGGTGGCTACTTCGATCACGTCGCCCGCGGTACCGCCCACGATTTCCGGCGCGAGGCCATCACCGCCCTGGAGGACATGGGCATCTCGGTGGAGTTCTCCCACCACGAGGCCGGGCCGGGCCAGAACGAGATCGACCTGCGCTTCGCCGATGCCCTGTCCATGGCCGACAACATCCAGACCTTCCGCACCGTGGTCAAGGAGGTCGCGCTCCGGCAGGACGTCTTCGCCACCTTCATGCCCAAGCCGCTGGTGGACCAGCCCGGCTCCGGTATGCACGTGCACATGTCGCTGTTCGAGGGTGAACAGAACGTCTTCCACGATCCGGCGGGGGAGTACCACCTCTCCGAGACGGCGAGGAAGTTCATCGCCGGGCTGCTACGCCACTCGGCGGAGATCACCGCGGTGTGCAACCAGTACGTGAACTCCTACAAGCGCCTCTGGGCCGGGGATGAGGCTCCCAGCCACATCTCGTGGGGCCACAACAACCGCTCCGCCCTGGTGCGGGTGCCGATGTACAAGCCGGACAAGTCCGGATCGGCGCGCGTGGAATACCGCGCGATGGACTCCTCCGCCAACCCCTACCTGGCCTTCTCGGTGATGCTCGCCGCGGGCCTGAAGGGGATCGAGGAGGACTACGAGCTGCCCGAGGGCGCCAGTGAGGACGTCTCGGCCATGTCCCGCGCCGAGCGCAAGGCCCTGGGGATCCGCTCCCTGCCGGCCTCGCTGCGCGAAGCCATCGAGATCATGGAGAACTCCGAGCTCGTGGCCGAGACCCTGGGCGAGGACACCTTCGAGTTCTTCCTGCGCAACAAGCGCCGAGAGTTTGCCGACTACCGCAACCAGGTCACCGACTACGAGTTGCAGCGCTTCATTCCTGCGCTCTGA
- the ppgK gene encoding polyphosphate--glucose phosphotransferase: protein MSTSQSFAFGIDIGGTGIKGAPVDVTTGELTANRHRVSTPKPSTPDAVAEAVKELVAYHKVAQGTPIGLTFPAPIKHGVAPFIANLDQSWKGVDVPALMSEATGMPVSGVNDADAAGVAEAYYGAAKDVEGVVLLTTLGTGIGSALLVNGTLVPNTELGHLELDGYNAESRAATSAREREDLSWKRWAERLQRYYEHVEMLFSPDMIVVGGGVSKNHEKFLPLLTTKAPLVPAKLRNNAGIVGAAHLAAIGYR from the coding sequence ATGAGCACTTCCCAGTCTTTCGCCTTCGGCATCGACATCGGTGGCACCGGAATCAAAGGCGCTCCGGTGGACGTCACCACCGGGGAGCTCACCGCGAACCGCCACCGGGTCTCCACCCCGAAGCCCTCGACTCCCGACGCCGTCGCTGAGGCCGTCAAGGAGCTCGTGGCCTACCACAAGGTGGCGCAGGGCACCCCCATCGGACTGACCTTCCCCGCCCCGATCAAGCACGGCGTGGCGCCCTTCATCGCGAACCTCGACCAGTCCTGGAAGGGCGTGGACGTCCCCGCCCTGATGAGCGAGGCCACCGGCATGCCGGTCTCCGGCGTCAACGACGCCGACGCCGCCGGCGTGGCCGAGGCGTACTACGGAGCCGCCAAGGATGTCGAGGGCGTCGTCCTGCTCACCACGCTCGGCACCGGAATCGGCTCCGCACTGCTGGTGAACGGCACCCTGGTGCCCAACACCGAACTCGGCCACCTGGAGCTGGACGGCTACAACGCGGAGTCACGCGCCGCCACCTCGGCCCGTGAACGCGAGGACCTCAGCTGGAAGCGATGGGCCGAACGCCTTCAGCGCTATTACGAGCACGTCGAGATGCTCTTCTCCCCCGACATGATCGTCGTCGGTGGTGGCGTGTCGAAGAACCACGAGAAATTCCTACCGTTGCTGACCACCAAGGCTCCCCTGGTGCCCGCCAAGCTGCGCAACAACGCCGGCATCGTCGGCGCCGCACACCTCGCGGCCATCGGCTACCGCTGA
- a CDS encoding SRPBCC family protein → MSPADSGHGAPSGAGRIVPLLDGQARVEFERHLTSGPAEAWSLLTVPERLARWMAPVEFDGADYRIVFGDAEDDVVTGKILECEEYSRLVVTWEVPGAGPSRVEATLEPRDAVTVLHLVHSGLAAPHARGLAAGWQAYLDQLEAHVDGRELAEDWQQRWTRAVPEYQRQLPPGLAAVQVGGSRGSLRFERRLEADLPDAWSVVTEPERIARWFAPVTVDGTGVGARWRTFWDDGAEYAEGVVQRCEPLRLLEVTWAATDDADSAESLLRVTLSSSEDGVLLVLEHAGLGSADLVQYGAGWQSFLEQIESRSGRDWSDAYLELKPIYEQMVGR, encoded by the coding sequence ATGAGTCCTGCAGATTCTGGCCACGGTGCGCCGAGCGGCGCCGGTCGCATCGTCCCCTTGCTCGACGGGCAGGCGCGGGTGGAGTTCGAGCGCCACCTGACCTCCGGACCGGCGGAGGCCTGGTCCTTGCTGACCGTGCCGGAGCGGCTCGCACGCTGGATGGCGCCGGTGGAGTTCGACGGCGCCGATTACCGCATCGTCTTCGGTGACGCCGAGGACGATGTGGTGACCGGAAAGATTCTGGAGTGCGAGGAGTACTCCCGCCTGGTCGTCACCTGGGAGGTGCCCGGCGCTGGGCCGAGTCGCGTCGAGGCCACGCTGGAACCGCGAGACGCGGTGACGGTTCTGCATCTGGTGCACAGCGGACTGGCGGCGCCGCACGCCCGGGGGCTGGCCGCGGGATGGCAGGCCTATCTCGATCAGCTCGAGGCCCACGTGGACGGGCGTGAGCTCGCCGAGGACTGGCAGCAGCGTTGGACGCGTGCCGTGCCCGAGTACCAGCGTCAGCTGCCGCCCGGACTGGCTGCGGTCCAGGTGGGCGGAAGCCGGGGGAGCCTGCGCTTCGAGCGGCGGCTCGAAGCCGATCTGCCCGATGCCTGGAGCGTGGTCACCGAGCCGGAGCGGATCGCTCGCTGGTTCGCGCCGGTGACGGTCGACGGTACGGGAGTGGGGGCGCGATGGCGCACCTTCTGGGACGATGGCGCCGAGTATGCTGAAGGCGTAGTCCAGCGATGCGAGCCGTTGCGCCTGCTCGAGGTCACCTGGGCAGCGACCGACGACGCCGACTCCGCCGAGTCGCTTCTGCGAGTCACCCTGAGCTCCAGTGAGGATGGCGTGCTCCTCGTCCTCGAGCATGCAGGCCTCGGGTCGGCGGACCTGGTGCAGTACGGCGCGGGTTGGCAGAGCTTCCTTGAGCAAATCGAGAGCCGGTCCGGCCGTGACTGGAGCGACGCGTACCTGGAGCTGAAGCCGATCTACGAGCAGATGGTGGGTCGATGA
- a CDS encoding ArsR/SmtB family transcription factor encodes MHALDALGDPVRRRLVEELAAGPRPAGALARVAAEDFGISQPATSRHLRVLREAGVVLSDVDGARRQYSLRPEAMEDITTWVEQVSAFWNQRLDALETEIARGNAARRKGNS; translated from the coding sequence ATGCACGCACTTGATGCCCTCGGTGATCCCGTGAGGCGGCGCCTGGTGGAGGAACTGGCCGCTGGGCCGCGACCAGCCGGTGCGCTGGCGCGCGTGGCCGCCGAGGATTTCGGAATCAGTCAGCCGGCCACGTCCCGGCACCTGCGCGTGCTGCGCGAGGCCGGCGTCGTTCTCAGTGATGTGGACGGCGCCCGCCGGCAATACTCCCTGCGCCCCGAGGCCATGGAGGACATCACCACCTGGGTGGAGCAGGTCTCCGCCTTCTGGAACCAGCGTCTCGACGCGCTCGAGACCGAGATTGCCCGCGGCAATGCTGCCCGTCGGAAGGGAAACTCATGA
- a CDS encoding IS481 family transposase, with protein sequence MSHANAALTPRARARLARLIVDDGWSPTTAARMFMVSPNTARKWAERYRAEGVAGMADRSSRPRQCPSKTPQKVVRRIVSLRLRHRLGPVQIAGRLGVPASTVHAVLVRCRLNRLSRIDRVTGEAIRRYEHDHPGSLIHVDVTKFGNIPDGGGHRYLGREQGGKNRRSTAQRTGQRTLHRSPRLGRGYVHTVIDDHSRIAYAEIHADEKATTATAVLRRAVAWFAERGIAVERVLSDNGSAYRSRLWAHACAELGIKAKRIRPYRPQTNGKIERFHRTLAEEWAYARFYTSETQRRDALPQWLHFYNHHRPHSSTGGRPPVTRLTNLPEHHN encoded by the coding sequence GTGTCCCACGCTAACGCTGCTTTGACCCCTCGTGCCCGGGCGCGCCTGGCGCGTCTGATCGTTGACGATGGCTGGAGCCCCACGACGGCAGCGCGGATGTTCATGGTCTCGCCCAACACTGCGAGGAAGTGGGCTGAGCGCTACCGCGCCGAAGGGGTGGCCGGGATGGCTGACCGGTCCTCGCGCCCGCGTCAGTGCCCTTCAAAGACCCCGCAGAAGGTGGTGCGCCGGATCGTCTCGCTGCGGCTGCGTCACCGCCTGGGACCGGTCCAGATCGCTGGGCGTCTGGGCGTGCCGGCCAGCACCGTTCACGCTGTGCTGGTGCGCTGCCGGCTGAACCGGCTCTCCCGAATCGACCGGGTCACCGGGGAAGCGATCCGCCGCTACGAACACGACCACCCCGGCTCGTTGATCCACGTCGATGTCACCAAGTTCGGCAACATCCCCGACGGCGGCGGACACCGCTACCTCGGGCGTGAACAGGGAGGGAAGAACCGCCGATCCACCGCTCAGCGCACCGGGCAGCGAACCCTCCACCGCTCACCACGCCTGGGCCGGGGCTACGTGCACACGGTCATCGATGACCACTCCCGGATCGCCTACGCCGAGATCCACGCCGATGAGAAGGCCACCACCGCCACAGCCGTGCTGCGCCGGGCAGTGGCCTGGTTCGCCGAGCGCGGGATCGCCGTCGAGCGGGTCCTTTCCGACAACGGCTCTGCCTACCGCTCGCGGCTGTGGGCTCACGCCTGCGCCGAGCTTGGCATCAAGGCCAAGAGAATCCGGCCATATCGGCCCCAGACCAACGGAAAAATCGAACGCTTCCACCGCACTCTGGCCGAGGAATGGGCCTACGCCCGCTTCTACACCTCAGAGACCCAGCGCCGCGACGCCCTGCCGCAGTGGTTGCACTTCTACAATCACCACCGTCCCCACTCCTCAACCGGAGGACGACCACCAGTCACCCGACTGACCAACCTCCCTGAACATCACAACTAG